The DNA sequence AGTATTACATCGGGAGTAACGCCAACGTATTGATGACTTTTGCCGGTAACTCTGTAGAATTTATTAATCGTGATTTTTAGAAAGTCGGTATTTTTTTCTTCGTCAAGCGAAAGAATGGTTTGCATCGTTGCCTTGCCAAGCGTAGTGCTGCCCAACAACAAGGCGCGATTGTAATCTTGCAGAATAGAAGAGAAAAACTCACTTGCTGAAGCTGTATTACTGTTTACTAAAATCACAATTGGGCCTTTGTAAATTAGTCCTCTAAAAGGGTCATTTATCACCGTTTGTTCTTGCTTATTGTCCACGACAACAGAAAGCGGGCCGTAATCAATAAACATACCGGCCATTTTTATAGCTTCTTCCATTGAACCTCCGCCATTGTCAATCAAATCGATTACCAGGCCTTCTATGTCGTCTTTTTCGAGTTTGATTACCTCGCGGGCAACATCATCAGCACAGCCTTTTCTGCTGTTTCCATCTAAATCAGCATAAAAACTTGGGATTTTGATGTAGCCAATTTTACTTTCCTTGCCAATTATAAAACTAAAGACCGAGTTTTCTTCATCTTTCATGACTTGTTTTTCAATAGCCACTTCAAAGCTTTTGCCTGAATTTCGTTTTAATGTAAAGACAATATTTTTATTTGATTCGGATAAAATCATGGTCGAAATGGATTCCAAAGAAGCACAGGAAACTTTCAAAGTCTCTTTCTCATTGGAAACGGAGACAATCTGATCTCCTTTTTTAATCTGTCCCGTTTTAAAGGCCGGACCATTGGGATCGACTTCTTCTACGATTATTTCGTTTTTCTCATTTAGATTTACGGTCATTCCCAACGATAAATGCTCTTTTGATAAGGAAGCGACAAAACTGGATTTAGAATCATCACTAAAATAGGCGGTATGGGGATCAAAATAGGTACAAAAGAAATTGTACAGTTTTTCGTCCTGTTTGCTTTTTGTTTCCAACAATGTATTTATGCGACAGATTTCGTTAGTTAAAATCAACTTTTTTGAAACTGCTTCAATTGATTTGAAATTGGTTTTTATAGAGTCTAAATTGTCACTGGTCTCTACGATATCATCTAAAATTTGATAGCGCAGTTTTTTTAGCCAGACCTTCTCCAGATTTTCTTTGTTGAGATAAAAAGCAAATGATTTTTTGTAAAATCGTATGGTGTCGTTTTTGTTATAATCAATTGGTTCAGCTTGAATTTTCTCCAGAACGGTTTTGGTTCTAAGGAGTCCGTTTCTGTATTTGGTAGTAATATCTGTTAAAAAGCTACAATCGTTCTGAAGAATCAAATCGTCTAAATTGTGGCGGTATTTTTTGGATATTTCTTCATATTCACTTTGAAAAAAAATGTTTCGGGACGGATCTAACTCATTGATTAGATTATCGAAAACAAATACCGACAAACTATCGTCGACCGGTTTGGGACGAATATGCTCGGTTTGAATTAGTACATTTATCTTATTTAGTATTTCACAGGTTTTATCG is a window from the Flavobacterium cupriresistens genome containing:
- a CDS encoding S41 family peptidase, with amino-acid sequence MKKIVFAFALITSTLFSQNSDKTCEILNKINVLIQTEHIRPKPVDDSLSVFVFDNLINELDPSRNIFFQSEYEEISKKYRHNLDDLILQNDCSFLTDITTKYRNGLLRTKTVLEKIQAEPIDYNKNDTIRFYKKSFAFYLNKENLEKVWLKKLRYQILDDIVETSDNLDSIKTNFKSIEAVSKKLILTNEICRINTLLETKSKQDEKLYNFFCTYFDPHTAYFSDDSKSSFVASLSKEHLSLGMTVNLNEKNEIIVEEVDPNGPAFKTGQIKKGDQIVSVSNEKETLKVSCASLESISTMILSESNKNIVFTLKRNSGKSFEVAIEKQVMKDEENSVFSFIIGKESKIGYIKIPSFYADLDGNSRKGCADDVAREVIKLEKDDIEGLVIDLIDNGGGSMEEAIKMAGMFIDYGPLSVVVDNKQEQTVINDPFRGLIYKGPIVILVNSNTASASEFFSSILQDYNRALLLGSTTLGKATMQTILSLDEEKNTDFLKITINKFYRVTGKSHQYVGVTPDVILPEFYEDVYQKESDFPTAIKNDSIKPFLKYRTYVKRNLITKIATNSTIRLADNYYFNDIKKINQKIDKLVNVPKSEVLMTLDAVFEQKKRISALWTEIHTFNDDNNPLDVYNSTVNQFLLGVYPTEKTMNQYQIDNLKTNPYLNEAVNIITEFNGSK